From the genome of Mesorhizobium japonicum MAFF 303099, one region includes:
- a CDS encoding AbrB family transcriptional regulator, whose protein sequence is MDSSAQPPDQPATERMARIPKPWQWLVLLTISALFAGALEFAALPAALLIGPMLAAIVAGTNGATVRVPRLLFGSAQAIVGCLVAASISADIFPVFYQEWPLFLGVVIATVAASSLLGWLISRWRILPGTTAVWGSSPGAATAMVLMAGAFGADQRLVAFMQYLRVIFVSMTAAIVAKMWVDTSGIEVPPIIWFPPIDVQAFAATSGIALVGGLAGKLCRLPSPFFLGTFIFGAIVHLGLGVEMQLPPWLLAISYAMVGWSIGLNFTRPILRHATRALPQIIASIVALIAFCGGLAFLISHLLGIDPLTAYLATSPGGMDSVAIIAAAAQHVDISFVMALQSARFLIVLLVGPSVARLVARSIRD, encoded by the coding sequence ATGGATTCCTCGGCGCAACCTCCCGATCAGCCCGCCACTGAGCGCATGGCGCGGATACCCAAGCCTTGGCAATGGCTGGTCCTGCTCACCATCTCGGCCCTGTTTGCCGGCGCGCTCGAATTCGCCGCTCTGCCGGCGGCGCTGCTGATCGGACCGATGCTGGCGGCGATTGTCGCCGGCACCAATGGCGCGACGGTGCGGGTGCCTCGCCTGCTGTTCGGCTCCGCCCAGGCCATTGTCGGCTGCCTCGTCGCCGCGTCGATCTCGGCCGACATCTTTCCCGTGTTCTACCAGGAATGGCCGCTGTTCCTCGGTGTGGTGATCGCCACCGTCGCGGCCTCCAGCCTGCTTGGCTGGCTGATCAGCCGCTGGCGCATCCTGCCCGGCACCACCGCCGTCTGGGGCTCCTCGCCTGGCGCCGCCACCGCCATGGTGCTGATGGCCGGCGCTTTTGGCGCCGACCAGCGCCTCGTCGCCTTCATGCAATATCTGCGGGTCATCTTCGTTTCGATGACGGCGGCGATTGTCGCCAAGATGTGGGTCGACACGTCGGGCATCGAAGTCCCACCCATCATCTGGTTTCCGCCGATCGATGTCCAAGCCTTCGCCGCCACGTCAGGCATCGCGCTGGTCGGCGGCCTTGCGGGGAAGCTGTGCCGGCTGCCCTCGCCCTTCTTCCTCGGCACCTTCATCTTCGGCGCCATCGTCCATCTCGGCCTCGGCGTCGAGATGCAGTTGCCCCCCTGGCTGCTGGCGATCAGCTACGCCATGGTAGGCTGGTCGATCGGGCTGAACTTCACAAGGCCGATCCTGCGCCATGCGACGCGCGCTCTGCCGCAGATCATCGCCTCGATCGTGGCGCTCATAGCCTTTTGCGGCGGGCTCGCCTTCCTGATCAGCCATCTCCTGGGCATCGATCCGCTGACCGCCTATCTGGCGACCAGCCCCGGCGGCATGGACAGTGTCGCCATCATCGCCGCCGCGGCGCAGCACGTCGACATCTCCTTCGTCATGGCGCTGCAATCGGCCCGCTTCCTGATCGTGCTGCTCGTCGGCCCGAGCGTCGCCCGGCTGGTGGCCAGAAGCATCAGGGACTGA
- a CDS encoding cation diffusion facilitator family transporter, with translation MAEAENTVAIAARAAAKRKVANLAFWSIAVAFVVLALKLVAWYITGSVALYSDALESIVNVIASVAAFWAIQVSYKPADQDHPFGHHKAEYFSAVLEGVLIVVAALLILNEVWRSWQTAAPLEQPWKGLAINGVATVINAFWAWMLIRAGRAEKSPALIADGNHIMTDVVTSVGVFGGLVGAILTGWQILDPALAVIVALNILWQGWHVIGSSMNGLMDRAVDTQEHMRIRDVISANCKGALEVHDLKTRIAGRATFIEFHLVVDADMSVGASHVICDRIEDALKAEIPSVRVTIHVEPDDEAKLPKGTTAVPFA, from the coding sequence ATGGCCGAAGCCGAGAACACGGTGGCGATCGCAGCCAGGGCGGCCGCGAAGCGCAAGGTCGCCAACCTTGCCTTCTGGTCGATCGCGGTCGCCTTTGTCGTGCTCGCGCTGAAGCTGGTTGCCTGGTACATTACCGGCTCGGTGGCGCTTTATTCGGACGCTCTGGAATCGATCGTCAACGTCATTGCCTCGGTCGCCGCCTTCTGGGCGATCCAGGTCAGTTACAAGCCGGCCGACCAGGATCATCCGTTCGGCCATCACAAGGCGGAATATTTCTCGGCGGTGCTCGAAGGCGTGCTGATCGTCGTTGCCGCGCTGTTGATCCTCAACGAGGTCTGGCGGAGCTGGCAGACGGCGGCGCCACTCGAACAGCCCTGGAAAGGTCTTGCTATCAACGGCGTCGCCACGGTGATCAATGCCTTCTGGGCCTGGATGCTGATCCGCGCCGGCCGGGCGGAGAAATCGCCGGCGCTGATCGCCGACGGCAATCACATCATGACCGACGTCGTCACCTCGGTGGGCGTCTTCGGCGGCCTGGTCGGGGCAATCCTGACCGGCTGGCAGATCCTCGATCCGGCGCTCGCCGTCATCGTCGCGCTCAACATCCTGTGGCAGGGTTGGCACGTCATCGGCTCGTCGATGAACGGGCTGATGGACCGTGCCGTCGACACGCAGGAACACATGCGCATCCGCGACGTCATCTCGGCCAATTGCAAGGGCGCGCTGGAGGTGCACGACCTCAAAACCCGCATCGCCGGCCGCGCCACCTTCATCGAGTTCCATCTGGTCGTCGACGCCGACATGTCGGTCGGCGCCAGCCACGTCATCTGCGACCGCATCGAGGACGCACTCAAGGCCGAAATCCCCTCGGTGCGCGTCACCATCCATGTCGAGCCCGACGACGAGGCGAAGTTGCCCAAGGGCACGACGGCCGTGCCGTTCGCGTGA
- a CDS encoding succinylglutamate desuccinylase/aspartoacylase domain-containing protein — MQKSIERIAGDSEGVSYEFPVFRFTGSDKAASSAYLQAALHAGELPGVVAIDALMPALNKAAAEGRIKGDITIVPWANPIGRAQYHFGEHQGRFHLGTRTNFNRAFPLLAAPDAKLLPDTAFGGADQRLKSRLVQLSLGHDIVLDLHCDDEGLAYLYIHTSLWPAMADCAAAMGVDAVVLWSEDTDGTFEGASIMPYQNVPADVAKFDRRVATTVEYRGILDVDGALAAADAEGLYRLLVARGVIADSTLSAPGPFKGVVAPLENIDMMPAPRAGAVLYDVKPGDRVARGDRLATIVHVPGEADGRAEVFAPQDGIILTRRSRRIIRAGEDLLKLVGDRKSADARSGTLED; from the coding sequence ATGCAGAAATCGATCGAACGCATCGCCGGTGACAGCGAGGGCGTTTCCTACGAATTCCCGGTGTTTCGCTTCACAGGTAGCGACAAGGCGGCGTCATCGGCCTATCTGCAGGCCGCCCTCCATGCCGGCGAGTTGCCGGGCGTCGTCGCCATCGATGCGCTGATGCCGGCGCTGAACAAGGCCGCTGCCGAAGGCCGCATCAAGGGCGACATCACCATCGTGCCCTGGGCCAACCCGATCGGCCGCGCGCAGTATCATTTCGGCGAGCATCAGGGCCGCTTTCACCTGGGCACCCGCACCAATTTCAACCGCGCCTTCCCGCTGCTCGCCGCGCCCGACGCCAAGCTCTTGCCCGACACCGCCTTCGGCGGCGCCGACCAGCGGCTGAAGTCACGCCTGGTGCAGCTGTCGCTCGGCCACGACATCGTGCTCGACCTGCACTGTGACGATGAGGGCCTTGCCTACCTCTACATCCACACCAGCCTGTGGCCGGCCATGGCCGATTGCGCCGCCGCCATGGGCGTCGATGCGGTGGTGCTGTGGAGCGAGGACACCGACGGCACCTTCGAGGGCGCCTCGATCATGCCCTACCAGAACGTTCCCGCCGACGTGGCGAAGTTCGACCGGCGCGTCGCCACCACGGTCGAATATCGCGGCATCCTCGATGTCGATGGCGCGCTCGCCGCCGCCGACGCCGAGGGGCTCTACCGGCTGCTGGTGGCGCGCGGCGTGATCGCTGACAGCACGCTCTCCGCACCTGGCCCGTTCAAGGGCGTCGTCGCTCCCTTGGAAAACATCGACATGATGCCGGCGCCTCGGGCTGGCGCCGTCCTCTATGACGTGAAACCCGGCGACCGCGTCGCCAGGGGCGATCGTCTTGCCACCATCGTCCACGTGCCAGGCGAAGCCGATGGCCGTGCCGAAGTGTTCGCGCCGCAGGACGGCATCATCCTGACCCGCCGCTCGCGCCGCATCATCCGCGCCGGCGAGGACCTCTTGAAACTGGTCGGCGACAGGAAAAGCGCCGACGCCAGGTCGGGTACGCTGGAGGATTGA
- a CDS encoding anthranilate synthase produces MTMKVLENGAESFVTAGGITITRERHDRPYAGAIDAYVDGLNSRRGAVFSSNYEYPGRYTRWDTAIIDPPLVISARGRAMRIEALNRRGEALLPVIGKTLGGLADITIAETTKTLIRLDVAKPGRVFTEEERSRVPSVFTVLRAITALFKTDEDANLGLYGAFGYDLSFQFDPVDYKLERKPSQRDLVLFLPDEILVVDHYSAKAWTDRYDYSGEGFSTEGLPRDAIAEPFKTADRIPPRGDHEPGEYANLVRRAMDSFKRGDLFEVVPGQMFYERCETQPSDISRKLKSINPSPYSFFINLGENEYLIGASPEMFVRVNGRRVETCPISGTIKRGDDAISDSEQILKLLNSKKDESELTMCSDVDRNDKSRVCEPGSVRVIGRRQIEMYSRLIHTVDHIEGRLREGMDAFDAFLSHAWAVTVTGAPKLWAMRFIEQNEKSPRAWYGGAIGMVNFNGDMNTGLTLRTIRIKDGIAEVRAGATLLFDSIPEEEEAETELKASAMLSAIRDAKTGNSASTERTTARVGDGVNILLVDHEDSFVHTLANYFRQTGANVSTVRTPVPDEVFERLKPDLVVLSPGPGTPKDFDCAATIRRARARDLPIFGVCLGLQALAEAYGGELRQLHIPMHGKPSRIRVSKPGIIFSGLPKEVTVGRYHSIFADPVRLPDDFIVTAETEDGIIMAFEHRKEPIAAVQFHPESIMTLGHNAGMRIIENIVAHLPRKAKEKAA; encoded by the coding sequence ATGACGATGAAGGTTCTGGAAAACGGCGCTGAAAGCTTCGTGACCGCGGGTGGCATCACCATTACGCGTGAGCGCCACGACCGGCCCTATGCGGGTGCGATCGACGCTTATGTCGATGGCTTGAACTCGCGCCGCGGCGCGGTGTTTTCCTCCAACTACGAATATCCCGGCCGCTATACGCGCTGGGACACCGCCATCATCGATCCGCCGCTGGTCATTTCCGCGCGGGGCCGCGCCATGCGCATCGAAGCGCTGAACCGCCGCGGCGAGGCGCTGTTGCCGGTGATCGGCAAAACGCTGGGCGGCCTTGCCGACATCACCATCGCCGAGACGACGAAGACGCTCATCCGCCTCGACGTCGCCAAGCCCGGCCGCGTCTTCACGGAGGAAGAGCGCAGCCGCGTGCCCTCGGTCTTCACCGTGCTGCGCGCCATCACCGCTTTGTTCAAAACCGACGAGGACGCCAATCTCGGCCTCTATGGCGCCTTCGGCTACGACCTCTCCTTCCAGTTCGACCCGGTCGACTACAAGCTCGAGCGCAAGCCCAGCCAGCGCGACCTCGTGCTGTTCCTGCCCGACGAGATCCTGGTCGTCGACCACTATTCCGCCAAAGCCTGGACCGACCGCTACGACTATTCGGGCGAAGGATTTTCGACCGAAGGTCTGCCGCGCGACGCAATCGCCGAGCCGTTCAAGACCGCCGACCGCATCCCGCCGCGCGGTGACCATGAGCCGGGCGAATACGCTAATCTGGTGCGGCGTGCCATGGACTCGTTCAAGCGCGGCGACCTGTTCGAGGTCGTGCCCGGCCAGATGTTCTACGAGCGCTGCGAGACGCAGCCCTCCGACATTTCGCGCAAGCTGAAATCGATCAACCCCTCGCCTTATTCGTTCTTCATCAACCTCGGCGAAAACGAATATCTGATCGGCGCCTCGCCCGAAATGTTCGTGCGCGTCAATGGCCGCCGCGTCGAAACCTGCCCGATTTCGGGCACCATCAAACGCGGCGACGACGCCATTTCCGATAGCGAGCAGATCCTGAAGCTGCTCAATTCGAAGAAGGACGAATCCGAGCTCACAATGTGCTCGGACGTCGACCGCAACGACAAGTCGCGGGTCTGCGAGCCCGGCTCGGTGCGCGTCATCGGCCGCCGCCAGATCGAGATGTATTCGCGCCTCATCCACACCGTCGATCACATCGAAGGCCGGCTGCGCGAAGGCATGGACGCTTTCGACGCCTTCCTGTCGCATGCCTGGGCGGTCACTGTCACCGGCGCGCCGAAACTGTGGGCCATGCGCTTCATCGAGCAGAACGAGAAGAGCCCGCGCGCCTGGTATGGCGGCGCAATCGGCATGGTCAACTTCAACGGCGACATGAACACCGGCCTGACGCTGCGCACCATCCGCATCAAGGACGGCATTGCCGAAGTGCGGGCCGGCGCGACATTGCTGTTCGACAGCATTCCCGAGGAAGAAGAAGCCGAAACCGAACTGAAGGCATCCGCCATGCTCTCCGCCATCCGCGACGCCAAGACGGGCAACTCCGCCAGCACCGAGCGCACCACCGCGCGGGTCGGCGACGGCGTCAACATCCTGCTCGTCGACCACGAGGACTCTTTCGTCCACACGCTGGCCAACTACTTCCGCCAGACCGGCGCCAATGTCTCGACCGTGCGCACGCCGGTGCCGGACGAAGTGTTCGAGCGGCTGAAGCCGGACCTTGTCGTGCTCTCACCCGGACCGGGTACGCCGAAGGATTTCGATTGCGCCGCGACCATCAGACGAGCGCGCGCCCGCGACCTGCCGATCTTCGGCGTCTGCCTAGGCCTGCAGGCGCTGGCCGAGGCCTATGGCGGGGAACTGCGCCAGCTGCATATTCCCATGCACGGCAAGCCCTCGCGCATCCGCGTCTCCAAGCCCGGCATCATCTTCTCCGGCCTGCCCAAGGAAGTCACTGTCGGCCGTTACCACTCGATCTTCGCCGATCCGGTGCGCTTGCCCGATGATTTCATTGTCACGGCAGAGACTGAGGACGGCATCATCATGGCTTTCGAGCACCGCAAGGAGCCGATCGCGGCGGTGCAGTTCCACCCGGAATCGATCATGACGCTCGGCCACAATGCCGGCATGCGCATCATCGAGAACATCGTCGCCCATTTGCCGCGCAAGGCCAAGGAAAAGGCAGCCTGA
- a CDS encoding SDR family NAD(P)-dependent oxidoreductase, translated as MPATNTLSIPDLAGKAVLVTGASTGIGAALALAYAAQKSKVALHYNSSQEAAEKLAKTIRDSGGEVFLVQGDFSVPADVERVVEDSAQHFGRLDGLVNNAGGMLGRIPYAEQTEAHYDAVMDLNARSVLTASRKAMPWLKKQGGFIVNTSSIAARNGAGGGAGLYGSAKAFVSNVTRGMAKELIGFGIRVNAVAPGTILTPFHERYSTDEQIKGMVATIPQGRAGTAEDCVGAYLFLSSNLLSGYITGQVIEVNGGQLMP; from the coding sequence GTGCCAGCCACCAATACGCTCAGCATCCCCGATCTCGCCGGCAAGGCGGTGCTTGTCACCGGCGCCTCGACCGGCATCGGTGCGGCCCTCGCGCTGGCCTATGCCGCACAGAAATCCAAAGTGGCGCTGCACTACAATTCGAGCCAGGAGGCCGCCGAGAAACTCGCCAAGACCATTCGTGACAGCGGCGGCGAGGTGTTCCTCGTCCAGGGCGATTTTTCCGTTCCAGCCGATGTCGAGCGGGTCGTCGAGGACAGCGCCCAGCATTTCGGCCGCCTCGACGGGCTGGTGAACAATGCCGGCGGCATGCTCGGCCGCATACCCTATGCCGAACAGACCGAAGCGCATTACGATGCCGTGATGGACCTCAACGCGCGTTCCGTGCTGACCGCCTCGCGCAAGGCGATGCCGTGGCTGAAGAAGCAGGGCGGCTTCATCGTCAATACCTCGTCGATCGCCGCGCGCAACGGGGCCGGCGGCGGCGCCGGCCTCTACGGCTCCGCCAAGGCGTTCGTCTCCAATGTGACGCGTGGCATGGCCAAGGAACTGATCGGCTTCGGCATCCGCGTCAACGCCGTGGCGCCCGGCACGATCCTGACACCCTTCCATGAGCGCTATTCGACCGACGAGCAGATCAAGGGCATGGTCGCGACCATTCCACAGGGTCGGGCCGGCACGGCGGAGGACTGCGTCGGCGCCTATCTATTCCTCTCGTCGAACCTTTTGAGCGGCTACATCACCGGCCAGGTGATCGAGGTGAACGGCGGCCAGTTGATGCCGTGA
- a CDS encoding LysR family transcriptional regulator, which yields MDRLSGLLAFARTAELGSFIAAGRALGISASAVGKSVARLEQELGVRLLQRSTRRVGLTEEGRLFNERVRRILDDIDDAEAMLSRTRETPHGRLRVSTPIVTYHLLLPVLSEFMSRYPEIELDIDFNDRIVDVIEEGIDVAIRSGELPDSRLVSRPVGPFRMLLCAAPSYLERHGTPGEPADLIRHFGINFRFLNSGRLLEWPFITGSAEPQIRSKLTCNNMEALKGATIAGLGIACMPDFLVREALLDGRLRTVLDDHIDGRGQFRMLWPSNRHLSPKVRVFVDFLPERLAAAPNTAAVKSGHRKR from the coding sequence ATGGATCGTCTCAGTGGCCTCCTGGCCTTCGCCCGTACCGCCGAGCTCGGCAGTTTCATCGCTGCCGGCCGGGCGCTCGGCATTTCGGCCTCCGCCGTCGGCAAAAGCGTCGCCAGGCTCGAACAGGAGCTCGGCGTCCGGCTCCTGCAGCGCAGCACGCGACGCGTTGGCCTGACGGAAGAGGGCAGGCTGTTCAACGAGCGGGTGCGGCGCATTCTCGACGACATCGACGATGCCGAGGCGATGCTGTCGCGGACGCGGGAGACGCCGCACGGACGGCTGCGCGTCTCGACTCCGATCGTCACCTACCATCTGCTTTTGCCGGTGCTGTCGGAGTTCATGTCCCGCTATCCCGAGATCGAACTCGACATCGATTTCAACGACCGCATCGTCGACGTCATCGAGGAAGGCATCGACGTCGCGATCCGCAGCGGCGAGCTGCCCGATTCACGATTGGTGTCGAGACCCGTTGGACCCTTTCGCATGCTTTTGTGCGCGGCGCCCTCCTATCTCGAGCGCCACGGCACGCCCGGCGAGCCGGCGGACCTCATCCGGCATTTCGGCATAAATTTCCGCTTTCTCAACAGCGGCAGGCTGCTTGAATGGCCATTCATCACCGGAAGCGCCGAACCGCAGATACGCTCGAAGCTGACCTGCAACAATATGGAAGCCTTGAAGGGCGCCACGATCGCCGGGCTCGGCATCGCCTGCATGCCGGATTTCCTGGTCCGCGAGGCGCTGCTGGACGGAAGGCTGCGCACGGTGCTGGACGATCATATCGACGGCCGTGGCCAGTTCCGGATGCTGTGGCCCTCCAATCGCCATCTGTCGCCAAAAGTTCGCGTCTTCGTCGATTTCCTTCCCGAGCGGCTTGCGGCGGCGCCGAATACAGCGGCGGTGAAGAGTGGGCACCGAAAGCGCTGA
- a CDS encoding DsrE family protein, translating into MRRRDMFRAVLAGTGTFLGLRAVQAAATETPRLKVAYHLSDVDKVNFVLGNIKNHYEGTGGNVDIALVVHGPALASFKSKGISAAVSGRFAGLVQQGLEPQACGNTMRGMDISLADLLDGFHAADKGGVVKLAELQSQGYAYLRP; encoded by the coding sequence ATGCGCCGACGCGACATGTTCCGCGCGGTTCTTGCCGGAACCGGAACGTTTCTCGGCCTGCGGGCGGTGCAGGCCGCGGCCACGGAAACCCCACGGCTGAAGGTTGCCTATCATCTGAGCGATGTGGACAAGGTCAACTTCGTGCTCGGCAATATCAAGAACCACTATGAGGGCACCGGCGGCAATGTCGACATCGCGCTGGTCGTGCATGGCCCGGCCCTGGCGAGCTTCAAGTCGAAAGGCATATCTGCCGCGGTTTCCGGCCGCTTCGCCGGCCTGGTGCAGCAGGGCCTCGAGCCGCAAGCCTGCGGCAACACCATGCGGGGTATGGATATTTCGCTCGCCGACCTGCTCGACGGCTTCCATGCCGCCGACAAGGGCGGCGTCGTCAAGCTCGCGGAACTGCAAAGCCAGGGCTATGCCTATCTGCGCCCCTGA
- a CDS encoding nuclear transport factor 2 family protein — protein sequence MTTPNPIRRFVEATNEADTEAFLGIFADDAFLSDWGRSFQGREQIARWNQSDNIGVKSHLSIVGITPAEGSYRVRIAVKGKGFNGEGDMTFTLDGDRIASLVIT from the coding sequence ATGACCACGCCCAATCCCATCCGCCGCTTTGTCGAGGCCACCAATGAAGCCGACACGGAAGCCTTTCTAGGCATCTTTGCCGACGACGCGTTCTTGAGCGACTGGGGACGGTCGTTCCAGGGGCGCGAGCAGATTGCCCGCTGGAACCAGTCGGACAATATCGGCGTGAAGTCGCATCTGAGCATTGTCGGCATCACGCCGGCAGAAGGCTCCTATCGCGTCCGCATCGCCGTCAAGGGCAAGGGCTTCAACGGCGAGGGCGACATGACCTTCACGCTGGATGGCGACCGCATAGCGAGCCTTGTCATCACCTGA
- a CDS encoding isocitrate lyase/PEP mutase family protein: protein MIDQAERARTFHSLHVKGNPIVLYNAWDPGSAKIVEKAGAKAIATGSWPVAAAFGYADGEKIPLELALDNIRRIVQAVDLPVTMDLEGGYGVEPEVVAQTVTRALQAGAIGFNFEDQIVGGTGLHDITVQVKRVEAAAAAVKASGIPAFLNARTDIFLKAKPDAHDKALLDQAIERAHAYEKAGASGFFAPGLGDEGLIEALCKAVALPVNIIALAHVPPRQRLAELGVARISHGPVPYRQMAEWLEAKARLAISG, encoded by the coding sequence ATGATCGACCAGGCCGAGCGCGCGCGGACGTTCCATTCCCTTCACGTCAAGGGCAACCCGATCGTTCTCTACAATGCCTGGGATCCGGGCTCGGCCAAGATCGTCGAGAAGGCGGGCGCCAAGGCGATCGCGACCGGAAGCTGGCCGGTCGCGGCCGCCTTCGGCTATGCCGATGGCGAGAAAATCCCGTTGGAACTGGCGCTCGACAACATCAGGCGCATCGTGCAGGCGGTCGACCTGCCGGTGACCATGGACCTCGAAGGGGGCTATGGCGTCGAGCCGGAAGTCGTCGCCCAGACGGTGACGCGCGCCTTGCAGGCCGGCGCTATCGGCTTCAATTTCGAGGACCAGATCGTCGGCGGCACCGGCCTGCACGACATCACCGTCCAGGTGAAGCGGGTCGAAGCGGCCGCGGCCGCCGTCAAGGCCTCGGGTATCCCGGCCTTCCTCAACGCCCGCACCGACATATTCCTCAAGGCCAAGCCCGATGCGCATGACAAGGCGCTGCTCGACCAGGCCATCGAGCGGGCGCATGCCTATGAAAAGGCCGGCGCAAGCGGCTTCTTTGCGCCGGGCCTCGGTGACGAGGGCCTCATTGAGGCGCTGTGCAAGGCAGTTGCGCTCCCGGTCAACATCATCGCGCTGGCGCATGTGCCGCCGCGCCAGCGATTGGCCGAACTCGGCGTTGCCCGCATCAGCCACGGCCCGGTGCCGTATCGGCAGATGGCCGAATGGCTGGAGGCGAAAGCGCGGCTGGCGATTTCGGGCTAG
- a CDS encoding MFS transporter — MISKTLTGPAERWLVLLSVCLAAMTMPLTFTGPAVALSRIAADLGGSPIALNWVTNAFMLTFGASLMAAGALADNQGRKRVFLAGLCLYVLASLGAMLAPGIVWFDMFRAAQGIGSALAFAGGASALAQEFEGPLRLRAFSFLGTSFGIGLAFGPIASGLLISAFGWRSIFVLVAVLAIASAVLGLRTIRESRDPDATGLDWAGAGTFTIALALLTYGVLQAPQSGWADPLVIGLLAAAALFFAAFIIVERRVRRPMLDLTLFRFPRFVGVQFLAAAPAYGFVVLLVLLPIRFIGIEGMSEIEAGQLMICLSGPLLILPLLAGQLARWVAPATICGAGLVIAAAGLVWLSLTPPVAVAFVAPLVLIGVGIALPWGLMDGLAVSVVPRERAGMAVGIFNTTRVACEGVAVAIVMATLSGFTAAQLATQGASSRDAAAAAQLLVTGNVSETAQHLPTASAVALVQAYETAFDRLLIVLAAITIVTALVVFLGLRRGSAAQHEPVSVPVCQEG; from the coding sequence ATGATCTCGAAGACCCTGACCGGCCCGGCCGAGCGATGGCTCGTGCTCTTGTCGGTATGCCTTGCCGCGATGACCATGCCCTTGACCTTCACCGGCCCGGCCGTCGCGCTCTCCCGCATCGCGGCCGATCTCGGCGGCAGCCCGATCGCGCTCAACTGGGTGACGAACGCCTTCATGCTGACCTTCGGCGCCAGCCTGATGGCGGCAGGTGCGCTCGCCGACAACCAGGGCCGCAAGCGCGTCTTCCTCGCCGGCCTCTGCCTCTATGTCCTGGCGTCGCTCGGCGCGATGCTGGCACCGGGCATCGTCTGGTTCGACATGTTCAGGGCCGCGCAAGGCATCGGCAGTGCCTTGGCCTTCGCCGGCGGCGCCTCGGCACTTGCCCAGGAATTCGAGGGACCGCTGCGGCTGCGCGCCTTCTCCTTCCTCGGCACCAGTTTCGGCATCGGCCTCGCCTTCGGCCCGATCGCCTCGGGCCTGCTCATCTCCGCATTCGGCTGGCGGTCGATCTTTGTTCTGGTGGCAGTGCTGGCGATCGCCTCGGCGGTGCTTGGCCTGCGCACCATCCGGGAATCGCGCGACCCGGATGCGACCGGCCTCGACTGGGCGGGAGCCGGCACCTTCACGATCGCACTGGCTTTGCTGACCTATGGTGTCCTGCAGGCGCCGCAGAGCGGTTGGGCCGATCCCCTTGTCATCGGCCTGCTTGCGGCGGCCGCCCTCTTCTTCGCCGCCTTCATTATCGTCGAGCGGCGCGTGCGGCGGCCGATGCTCGACCTCACGCTGTTTCGCTTCCCCCGCTTCGTCGGCGTCCAGTTCCTGGCGGCGGCGCCGGCCTATGGTTTCGTCGTCCTGCTGGTGCTTTTGCCGATCCGCTTCATCGGCATCGAAGGGATGAGCGAGATCGAGGCCGGGCAGTTGATGATCTGCCTGTCGGGCCCGCTGCTGATCCTGCCATTGCTTGCCGGCCAGCTCGCGCGCTGGGTCGCGCCGGCCACGATCTGCGGCGCCGGCCTGGTGATCGCCGCGGCCGGCCTCGTCTGGCTGAGCCTGACACCGCCGGTCGCCGTCGCATTCGTGGCGCCGCTGGTGCTGATCGGCGTCGGCATCGCTTTGCCCTGGGGGCTGATGGACGGGCTCGCCGTCAGTGTCGTGCCCAGGGAGCGCGCCGGTATGGCGGTCGGCATCTTCAACACCACGCGTGTCGCTTGCGAGGGCGTGGCGGTGGCCATCGTCATGGCGACCCTGTCGGGCTTCACCGCGGCGCAACTCGCCACTCAAGGAGCCTCTTCCAGGGATGCGGCCGCCGCGGCGCAGTTGCTGGTGACCGGCAATGTCAGTGAAACGGCGCAACATCTGCCGACGGCCAGCGCTGTGGCTCTGGTCCAGGCCTATGAGACGGCGTTCGACAGGCTGCTGATCGTGCTGGCAGCGATTACCATCGTCACCGCCCTTGTCGTCTTCCTCGGCCTGCGCCGCGGATCGGCGGCGCAACACGAGCCTGTCTCCGTGCCGGTTTGCCAGGAAGGATAG
- a CDS encoding putative quinol monooxygenase: MYGLIGKMRASRGQRDAVMDLLRASTGALPGCLSYIIATDPADADAIWVTEVWTDQASHKASLQLPEVQAAIAKARAFIAGFEFQVETHPVGGFGLPDGKTG, from the coding sequence ATGTACGGACTGATCGGCAAGATGCGCGCGTCACGCGGCCAGCGCGACGCGGTCATGGACCTGCTGCGCGCCAGCACCGGCGCCCTGCCCGGCTGCCTGAGCTATATCATCGCCACCGACCCGGCCGACGCCGATGCAATCTGGGTGACCGAGGTGTGGACGGACCAGGCAAGCCACAAGGCGTCGCTGCAACTTCCGGAAGTCCAGGCGGCAATCGCCAAGGCGCGCGCCTTCATCGCCGGCTTCGAGTTCCAGGTGGAGACCCATCCGGTCGGCGGCTTCGGGTTGCCTGACGGCAAGACGGGCTGA